A part of Procambarus clarkii isolate CNS0578487 chromosome 21, FALCON_Pclarkii_2.0, whole genome shotgun sequence genomic DNA contains:
- the LOC138367122 gene encoding uncharacterized protein — protein sequence MKLPSKLNHPQLPVNYFMAASQLKSQLAKLQKQPDKLNLYHELIRQQLNSKFIDLVDNDDHKTNNYLPHHAVMKESVTTPIRIVFNCSAKTKADSVSLNEFLQTEPSLTQRLQDVLLRIRPGNFSYTADISKAFLRVGLQEEDCNFTKFLWVKDPQDPNCDVITYRFASVLFGATYSPLLLQASLDTHLKKSNSPYKSEISNNLYVYNWTKGTTNDEIKLVEIYHEANCELLGANMPLQSWSTNNKQLNQIIGKEFPGYQVPNKLKALGMEWSTITDEMNVKSVQTNNSPLTMRKLLSYVSQPFDPVGLLSPILIRGKLLMQECWQKNMGWDDPLPIKLQGKRQTLTTDFNQLSVLKFPRNALGQNLPTNTCAMTFTRKRVVLRPSLSLYFHPHCAQGFR from the coding sequence ATGAAGTTGCCATCAAAGTTGAATcacccacaacttccagttaattattttatggcagcatcACAATtaaaatctcaattagcaaagtTGCAGAAACAACCTGATAAGTTAAATTTGTATCATGAATTGATACGACAACagcttaacagtaaatttatagaccttgttgataacgatgaccataaaacaaataattatttACCCCATCATGCTGTCATGAAAGAGTCAGTGACGACACCAATAAGAATAGTCTTCAACTGCAGTGCTAAAACAAAGGCAGACAGCGTATCTTTGAATGAATTTCTACAAACtgaacctagcctaacacaaaggctacaagaTGTACTGTTACGAATCCGCCCTGGCAATTTCTCCTATACTGCAGATATCAGTAAAGCATTTTTaagagtaggcttgcaagaagaGGATTGTAATTTCACTAAATTTCTCTGGGTAAAGGATCCACAGGATCCtaattgtgacgtcatcacctacCGGTTTGCTTCAGTACTATTCGGGGCAACCTATTCACCACTCCTACTCCAAGCTTCATTGgatacacatttgaagaagtcaaataGTCCTTATAAGTCTGAAATCAGTAACAACCTCTACGTGTACAACTGGACAAAGGGAACTACCAATGATGAAAtcaaattggtagaaatttaccatgaggctaactgtgagttgttaggagccaatatgcctctacaaTCATGGTCCACTAATAACAAacaattaaaccagataatcggaaAGGAATTTCCCGGCTATCAGGTGCCTAATAAGTTAAAGGCTCTAGGCATGGAATGGAGCACAATTACTGATgaaatgaatgtcaagtcagtacaaacaaaTAATTCACCCCTAACCATGAGAAAATTGCTTtcatatgtcagtcaaccatttgaccctgtaGGCTTGCTTAGTCCTATTTTAATTaggggcaaactcctcatgcaggaatgctggcagaaaaatATGggttgggatgatccgttaccaattaAGCTGCAAGGCAAACGGCAGACACtaacaacggattttaatcaattaagtgttCTGAAATTTCCACGTAACGCCTtaggacaaaacttacccacaaatacttgtgctatgacttttactcggaagcgggtcgttcttcgtccttctttgtcgctttatttTCACCCCCATTGTgcacaaggattccgctaa